DNA sequence from the Bradyrhizobium sp. CIAT3101 genome:
CGGCCTCGCCGAACAGATAGACGTCCGTGAGCGCCGCATGCGGCGCGATCCAGGCTTCGCTTGCGGCCACCTGCTCCGGCGCGCGCCAGAGCCCGATGACATTGCGCAAGGTCGGCATCCGCGCCGCGAGATTGGAATCGCCAAGCCGCAGCGCGAGCTGGGCCGGCGCGATCAACACGTCGCATGCGTGCTCGTTGATCTGCTGCTCCAGCACCTCGCTCTCGAACGGATGATGCAGCGCCAGCGTGCCGCCGCAGAGCAACCAAACCGCGAGCGAGGAGGCGAGGCCCGCGAACGACATCGGCGTGAACGCCGACATCACGGTCGCGCCCTGCTGGATGTCGGCTTCCAGCGACATCGCAAGCCCGCCCGCGATCAGGCTGAAATGCGGCCGCGGCACGGGGCGGAAGCCTTCCGCTGTGACATCGAACGAGATCATCGCCGCCTTGCGGCCGTCCTGGATCACCGCGCGCGTGGTGCCGGGCGGGCGCGTGAGCACCTCGTCGAGCGAGGCCATGCCTTCGGGCAGATCGGCGCCGAAGCCGAAGACGTGGCGGATCGAGAAGGCTTCGGCGGCCGCATGCATCGCCAGGTCGGAATAGCTGACGCCGTCGACCTTGCTCATGGTGACGATGGCGCGCGCCGCGGTGCGGTTGAGCGCGGCCGCCAGCTCTGCCTGCCGCCACAGCAGCGGCAGCACGGCGACCACGAGGCCGGCGCGATGGGCGGCGAGCACCGTCAGCACGAACTCGACCGTGGAAGGCAACTGGATGGCGATCACCGAATTGGCCGGCAGGCCCGATTCGACGAAATGCGCCGACAGCGCCTCGATGGCCGTGTCGGCTTCGGCATAGGTCAGCCGCCGCGGCTGGTGCCCGGTGATGCGGGATTT
Encoded proteins:
- a CDS encoding class I adenylate-forming enzyme family protein, with the translated sequence MNQPAVSPTLDTLFQRTLMRQPHAPALLDPLNKSRITGHQPRRLTYAEADTAIEALSAHFVESGLPANSVIAIQLPSTVEFVLTVLAAHRAGLVVAVLPLLWRQAELAAALNRTAARAIVTMSKVDGVSYSDLAMHAAAEAFSIRHVFGFGADLPEGMASLDEVLTRPPGTTRAVIQDGRKAAMISFDVTAEGFRPVPRPHFSLIAGGLAMSLEADIQQGATVMSAFTPMSFAGLASSLAVWLLCGGTLALHHPFESEVLEQQINEHACDVLIAPAQLALRLGDSNLAARMPTLRNVIGLWRAPEQVAASEAWIAPHAALTDVYLFGEAGLFGARRGEDGVPVTVMPGPHGAPREQSGSSIAGDILLTPKGTLGLRGPMVPIAAYAPPQPVGETLTAQPPRDYVDTGYAARIDRASGAICITAPPSGIMAVGGYRFLSNDLQEWARRLGQGALLTALPDRLSGHRLAGRAQDNTRAREALSELGLNPLMVEAFRDRSGPV